From Apium graveolens cultivar Ventura chromosome 9, ASM990537v1, whole genome shotgun sequence, the proteins below share one genomic window:
- the LOC141685315 gene encoding uncharacterized protein LOC141685315 has translation MSDNISDSASIIDQSIRTPTTQNPTTESHSIQITTIRLNGENFQRWSQSVRMYIRGRGKIGYLTGDKKEPDAKDATYSTWDVENSMVMTWLVNSMKEDISSNFMCYHTAKELWDNVNQMYSDLENQSQVYELTLKLGEICHGEDNVTKYFNSLKCLWQDLDLYSNYEWKSPEDCNHYKKTVEDNRIFKFLIGLNVEFDEVRGRIIARKPLPSMGEVFSEFRREESRRLVMLGKRNLMSIVEKVENSALVVGTNFGRVASKRTDEKPRIWCDHCNKPHHTRETCWKVHGKPTNWKGSHEGRFNRSPAAHEAKFVTLNEEEHFTNLLKLLNSNPGLLTAPNASVAHTDGSYSAIAGKGAEFGEDDWQC, from the exons ATGTCCGATAATATTTCTGATTCTGCAAGTATCATTGACCAGTCCATAAGGACCCCTACGACTCAAAACCCTACAACAGAATCTCACTCCATTCAGATCACTACTATACGACTGAATGGAGAAAACTTCCAACGCTGGTCTCAGTCTGTTCGCATGTACATCCGTGGCAGGGGTAAAATTGGTTACTTGACAGGGGATAAGAAAGAGCCTGATGCAAAAGATGCCACATATTCAACGTGGGATGTAGAGAATTCTATGGTTATGACTTGGCTGGTGAATTCAATGAAGGAGGATATAAGTTCTAACTTTATGTGCTACCACACAGCAAAGGAGCTTTGGGATAACGTCAATCAAATGTACTCTGATTTAGAAAATCAGTCTCAAGTGTATGAGCTGACTTTGAAGCTTGGAGAAATCTGCCACGGTGAGGATAATGTTACCAAGTATTTTAATTCCTTAAAATGTCTCTGGCAAGATTTAGATCTATACAGTAATTATGAGTGGAAATCTCCAGAGGATTGTAATCACTATAAGAAAACGGTGGAGGATAATCGTATTTTTAAATTTCTCATTGGTCTTAATGTTGAGTTTGATGAAGTTAGAGGCAGGATAATTGCTAGGAAACCTCTTCCATCTATGGGCGAAGTGTTTTCAGAGTTCCGTCGCGAGGAAAGTCGTCGCCTAGTAATGCTTGGAAAAAGGAATCTCATGAGTAtagttgagaaagttgagaattCTGCTCTTGTAGTTGGTACTAATTTTGGACGAGTTGCTTCCAAAAGGACTGATGAGAAGCCTCGTATTTGGTGTGATCATTGCAACAAACCACATCATACACGTGAAACTTGTTGGAAGGTTCATGGAAAACCAACAAATTGGAAGGGTTCTCATGAAGGCCGATTCAACCGTTCTCCCGCTGCACACGAGGCAAAATTTGTTACACTTAATGAAGAAGAGCATTTCACTAATCTTTTAAAGCTGTTAAACTCTAATCCAGGCTTGTTAACTGCTCCCAATGCTTCTGTTGCGCACACAG ATGGCTCATATTCTGCAATAGCTGGTAAAG GAGCAGAGTTCGGGGAAGATGATTGGCAGTGCTGA